One Myxococcus stipitatus DNA segment encodes these proteins:
- a CDS encoding OmpA family protein, with amino-acid sequence MTRPSLAALLPLLLTVGCVSGSKIRADTQVLAADVERARRSGALRCAPVELATAEAHLDFAKGELSQGNSGRAAYHVREADTAVDRALELSKNCGPRQVLVRERPEPQQPQTQPQEPQTSSQQPQVVVRIEETDNDGDGILDKDDPCPDQAEDLDGFQDADGCPDPDNDNDGVLDANDKCPDLAGVAENQGCPAEAPKDRDGDGIVDPLDKCPDQPEDKDGFQDEDGCPELDNDADGIIDSADKCPNEAGSMQNLGCPDKDGDGVNDGQDKCPDEPEDKDGFQDEDGCPDLDNDSDGLADAQDKCPNEAGPPENSGCPDKDSDNDGVVDRLDACVDQPGTKEERGCPKVYKNVVIKRDRIEIKKQILFGSGSAKIIGKQSTAILDDVAAALRDAPWIKKIRIEGHTDSLGKDETNLKLSQKRADAVMAQLLRRGIDPGRLEAVGFGETKPIGLNTTKAGRAQNRRTEFNIVDQ; translated from the coding sequence ATGACGCGTCCCTCCCTTGCAGCGCTGCTCCCCCTCCTCCTCACCGTCGGCTGCGTCAGCGGCAGCAAGATTCGCGCGGACACCCAGGTGCTCGCCGCGGACGTCGAGCGCGCGCGCCGCAGCGGCGCCTTGCGCTGCGCGCCGGTGGAGCTGGCCACCGCCGAGGCCCACCTCGACTTCGCCAAGGGCGAGTTGAGCCAGGGCAACAGCGGCCGCGCCGCCTATCACGTCCGCGAGGCGGACACGGCGGTGGACCGGGCCCTGGAGCTGTCCAAGAACTGTGGCCCCCGGCAGGTGCTCGTGCGCGAGCGCCCCGAGCCCCAGCAGCCCCAGACCCAGCCGCAGGAGCCCCAGACCTCGTCGCAGCAGCCCCAGGTCGTGGTCCGCATCGAGGAGACGGACAACGACGGCGACGGCATCCTGGACAAGGACGACCCCTGCCCCGACCAGGCCGAGGACCTCGACGGCTTCCAGGACGCGGACGGCTGCCCCGACCCGGACAACGACAACGACGGCGTGCTGGACGCCAACGACAAGTGTCCGGACCTGGCTGGTGTCGCGGAGAACCAGGGCTGCCCGGCGGAGGCGCCCAAGGACCGCGACGGCGACGGCATCGTGGATCCGCTGGACAAGTGCCCCGACCAGCCGGAGGACAAGGACGGCTTCCAGGACGAGGACGGCTGCCCCGAGCTCGACAATGACGCCGACGGCATCATCGACAGCGCGGACAAGTGCCCCAACGAGGCCGGCTCGATGCAGAACCTGGGCTGCCCCGACAAGGACGGCGACGGCGTCAACGACGGCCAGGACAAGTGCCCGGACGAGCCCGAGGACAAGGACGGCTTCCAGGACGAGGACGGCTGCCCCGACCTGGACAACGACTCCGACGGCCTGGCGGACGCCCAGGACAAGTGCCCCAACGAGGCCGGCCCGCCGGAGAACAGCGGCTGCCCCGACAAGGACAGCGACAACGACGGCGTGGTGGATCGCCTCGATGCGTGCGTGGACCAGCCCGGCACCAAGGAGGAGCGTGGCTGCCCGAAGGTCTACAAGAACGTCGTCATCAAGCGCGACCGCATCGAAATCAAGAAGCAGATCCTCTTCGGCTCCGGCTCCGCGAAGATCATCGGCAAGCAGAGCACGGCCATCCTGGACGACGTCGCGGCGGCGCTGCGCGACGCCCCGTGGATCAAGAAGATCCGCATCGAGGGCCACACGGACTCGCTGGGCAAGGACGAGACGAACCTCAAGCTGTCGCAGAAGCGCGCCGACGCGGTGATGGCGCAGCTGCTGCGCCGTGGCATCGACCCGGGCCGGCTGGAGGCGGTGGGCTTCGGTGAGACCAAGCCCATCGGCTTGAACACCACCAAGGCCGGCCGCGCGCAGAACCGCCGCACCGAGTTCAACATCGTCGACCAGTGA
- a CDS encoding DUF4388 domain-containing protein — MTQRFRIDAGQLVPEERQSPSPLAGRSGTYALMPTSPDLLVFARGPCEGGAIAPPRVVLSGDASGFPLSDLMAFLSQSRWSGIIRVHAPGGERSVTFRDGEVRGASSDDPADRLGEVLVRLGYVDRAQVEAALKGQPPSKVGRALVEKGLLQAHDLFKCVTHQVSEIFHAIVLCREGSFFLIDQPVDEKAGHTLQLSTQSLLMDSIRKIDEMAHFRKRIPHGRLYVARKRPSDGKLEEDEDRVLGLLDGRRTILELGHAARLSEFDITKVVFRLLEGGFAAVTDKPLLVPAQPGSTGPGTVPAQPAAKTATAPAADARPAARVFNFIFREIRDEVAKQGMDRAFIAAANAALANQALSASPVLQGLAFAADGSLPEAKLMESFEQHRAQLGSEPLASFKQALSDVMFFLLFQAGELLESRADEDLARRVKELLATLEAS; from the coding sequence ATGACGCAACGGTTCCGCATCGACGCGGGGCAGCTCGTCCCCGAGGAGCGCCAGAGCCCGTCGCCGCTGGCGGGGCGCTCGGGGACGTACGCGTTGATGCCGACGTCGCCCGACCTGCTGGTGTTCGCGCGGGGGCCTTGCGAGGGGGGCGCCATCGCTCCGCCGCGCGTGGTGCTGTCCGGCGACGCCAGCGGCTTCCCGCTGTCGGACCTGATGGCGTTCCTCAGCCAGTCGCGCTGGAGCGGCATCATCCGCGTGCACGCGCCCGGCGGCGAGCGCTCGGTCACCTTCCGGGATGGGGAGGTGCGCGGCGCCTCGTCCGACGACCCGGCGGACCGGCTGGGCGAGGTGTTGGTGCGGCTGGGCTACGTGGACCGCGCCCAGGTGGAGGCCGCGCTCAAGGGCCAGCCCCCGTCCAAGGTGGGGCGCGCGCTGGTGGAGAAGGGGCTGTTGCAGGCGCATGACCTGTTCAAGTGCGTCACGCACCAGGTGAGCGAGATCTTCCACGCCATCGTCCTGTGCCGGGAGGGGAGCTTCTTCCTCATCGACCAGCCCGTGGACGAGAAGGCGGGCCACACGCTCCAGCTGTCCACGCAGAGCCTGCTGATGGACAGCATCCGGAAGATCGACGAGATGGCGCACTTCCGAAAGCGCATCCCCCACGGGCGGCTGTACGTGGCGCGCAAGCGTCCGTCCGACGGGAAGCTGGAGGAGGACGAGGACCGCGTGCTGGGCCTGCTGGACGGGCGCCGCACCATCCTCGAGCTGGGGCACGCGGCCCGGCTGTCCGAGTTCGACATCACCAAGGTCGTCTTCCGGTTGCTGGAGGGCGGCTTCGCGGCGGTGACGGACAAGCCGCTGCTGGTGCCCGCGCAGCCGGGGAGCACGGGGCCCGGGACGGTGCCCGCGCAGCCGGCGGCGAAGACGGCCACGGCCCCGGCGGCGGATGCGCGTCCGGCGGCGCGCGTCTTCAACTTCATCTTCCGGGAGATTCGCGACGAGGTGGCCAAGCAGGGCATGGACCGCGCGTTCATCGCCGCGGCCAACGCCGCCCTCGCCAATCAGGCGCTGTCCGCGTCGCCGGTGCTGCAGGGGCTGGCCTTCGCCGCGGACGGGAGCCTGCCGGAGGCGAAGCTGATGGAGAGCTTCGAGCAGCACCGCGCCCAGCTGGGCAGCGAGCCGCTGGCCTCCTTCAAGCAGGCGCTCAGTGACGTGATGTTCTTCCTGCTGTTCCAGGCCGGTGAGCTGCTGGAGTCCCGCGCGGACGAGGACCTGGCCCGGCGCGTGAAGGAACTGCTGGCCACCCTCGAGGCATCGTGA
- the hpf gene encoding ribosome hibernation-promoting factor, HPF/YfiA family, translated as MKVLMRGVHLTLTDSLRDYAREHLVRHVERYADDEASEVDISLVDINGPKGGVDKECRVTVRMPNFASIHVTETAETLLQAIDAARDRLERSLKRAVDKRRDVHTDGLPEDVAANAPTY; from the coding sequence ATGAAGGTGTTGATGCGGGGAGTGCATCTGACGCTGACGGATTCACTGAGGGACTACGCGCGGGAGCACCTGGTGCGCCACGTCGAGCGGTACGCGGACGACGAGGCGTCGGAGGTCGACATCTCGCTGGTGGACATCAACGGCCCCAAGGGCGGCGTGGACAAGGAGTGCCGGGTGACGGTGCGCATGCCCAACTTCGCGTCGATCCACGTCACGGAGACGGCGGAGACGCTGTTGCAGGCCATCGACGCGGCGCGTGACCGGCTGGAGCGCAGCCTCAAGCGCGCCGTCGACAAGCGGCGCGATGTCCACACCGACGGCCTGCCGGAGGACGTGGCGGCCAACGCGCCCACCTACTAG
- a CDS encoding response regulator, with the protein MGADRIKVLLVEDDGDSRELLAELLEFDFDVVTAEDGLAGFQAFERACPDVVVTDESLPGMSGTELARKVKQAAPRTRIILVSGYTEVAGAEHCDLMLRKPLDVERLNGEVGRLGAQARQWPGGAEEDARQ; encoded by the coding sequence ATGGGTGCCGACCGAATCAAGGTCCTCCTCGTGGAGGACGATGGAGACAGCCGGGAGCTGCTGGCGGAGCTCCTGGAGTTCGACTTCGACGTCGTGACCGCCGAGGATGGGCTGGCCGGCTTCCAGGCCTTCGAGCGCGCGTGTCCGGACGTGGTGGTGACCGACGAATCGCTGCCGGGAATGAGCGGCACGGAGCTGGCGCGCAAGGTGAAACAGGCCGCGCCCCGCACGCGCATCATCCTCGTATCGGGCTACACGGAGGTGGCAGGCGCGGAGCACTGCGACCTGATGCTGCGCAAGCCGCTCGACGTGGAGCGCCTCAACGGCGAGGTGGGCCGGCTGGGCGCCCAGGCCCGACAGTGGCCGGGGGGCGCGGAGGAAGACGCCCGGCAGTGA
- a CDS encoding putative signal transducing protein, whose product MKYCTRCGSEYQEGVEQCADCPGNPRLVSAEQMRERGLPLPHELDKRVFVRAGTAEDPLTVEAFVELLDEAEIPVFVRAGRSGVVDKLTTGNLLPWWEILVPEEQQERATRLLEQERAREDATTDEAVQAAEDEELEGEAPSPPQALPPPPAV is encoded by the coding sequence ATGAAGTACTGCACCCGATGCGGCTCGGAGTACCAGGAGGGCGTGGAGCAGTGCGCCGACTGCCCGGGCAACCCCCGACTCGTGAGCGCGGAGCAGATGCGCGAGCGCGGCCTGCCGCTGCCGCACGAGCTGGACAAGCGCGTCTTCGTGCGCGCGGGCACCGCGGAGGATCCGCTCACCGTCGAGGCCTTCGTGGAGCTGCTCGACGAGGCGGAGATCCCCGTGTTCGTGCGCGCCGGCCGCTCCGGCGTGGTGGACAAGCTGACCACGGGCAATCTGCTGCCCTGGTGGGAGATTCTCGTCCCGGAGGAGCAGCAGGAGCGCGCCACGAGGCTGCTGGAGCAGGAGCGCGCCCGGGAGGACGCCACCACCGACGAGGCCGTCCAGGCCGCCGAGGACGAGGAGCTGGAGGGCGAGGCGCCCTCTCCCCCCCAGGCCCTGCCCCCGCCTCCCGCCGTCTGA
- the truD gene encoding tRNA pseudouridine(13) synthase TruD, whose amino-acid sequence MTTQTDSLLPRLTSEVPGCGGAFKLVPEDFEVEELPAYLPSGEGEHLYLWLEKRGRDTREVVRALAAALGVAEDDIGVAGMKDRQAVTRQLLSVPAKAEARLGDFSLEGVTVHWARRHGNKLRTGHLKGNRFRLRLRGVRDVGAARESFARLAAGGLPNYFGEQRFGRAGDNADLGRLLVLGQRLPKRPDRFQRKLYLSAFQSRLFNRALAARVRAGTLATALAGDVLRKEETGGLFVCESPEVDGPRVAAFEVSPAGPLFGPRMTAAAGEVAALEARLLVEEGVTLDDFRRGGGETEGGRRPYRVRLGAAELVPEGEDMWLTFELPRGAYATEVLHELLKDD is encoded by the coding sequence GTGACGACGCAGACAGATTCGCTGCTTCCCCGGCTCACCTCGGAGGTGCCGGGCTGCGGGGGCGCGTTCAAGCTGGTCCCCGAGGACTTCGAGGTGGAGGAGCTGCCCGCCTACCTCCCCTCGGGCGAGGGGGAGCACCTCTACCTGTGGTTGGAGAAGCGGGGCCGCGACACGCGCGAGGTGGTGCGCGCGCTGGCCGCCGCGCTGGGCGTCGCGGAGGACGACATCGGCGTGGCGGGGATGAAGGACCGGCAGGCCGTCACCCGACAGCTGCTCTCCGTGCCCGCGAAGGCGGAGGCCCGGCTGGGCGACTTCTCGCTGGAGGGCGTCACCGTCCACTGGGCGCGTCGCCACGGCAACAAGCTGCGTACCGGGCACCTCAAGGGGAACCGCTTCCGGCTGCGGCTGCGCGGCGTGCGCGACGTGGGCGCGGCCCGGGAGTCCTTCGCGCGGCTGGCGGCCGGGGGCCTGCCCAACTACTTCGGCGAGCAGCGCTTCGGCCGCGCGGGAGACAACGCGGACCTGGGCCGGCTGCTGGTGCTGGGGCAGCGGCTGCCGAAGCGGCCGGACCGCTTCCAGCGCAAGCTGTACCTCTCCGCCTTCCAGTCGCGCCTGTTCAACCGCGCGCTGGCGGCGCGGGTGCGCGCCGGCACGCTGGCCACCGCGCTCGCCGGCGACGTCCTGCGCAAGGAGGAGACGGGCGGCCTCTTCGTCTGCGAGTCGCCCGAGGTGGACGGCCCGCGCGTGGCGGCCTTCGAGGTGAGCCCGGCCGGGCCGCTGTTCGGCCCGAGGATGACGGCGGCCGCGGGCGAGGTGGCCGCCCTGGAAGCGCGGCTCCTAGTGGAGGAGGGCGTGACGCTCGATGACTTCCGCCGAGGCGGGGGCGAGACGGAGGGCGGACGCCGCCCCTACCGCGTCCGGCTGGGCGCGGCGGAGCTCGTGCCGGAGGGCGAGGACATGTGGCTCACCTTCGAGCTGCCTCGGGGCGCCTACGCCACCGAGGTGCTGCACGAACTGCTCAAGGACGACTGA
- a CDS encoding DsbA family protein, translated as MAKTRGVLLSCWKRVVPLLAVAALTAPGCKNPEGSAPVSPPPAAKPAPAATPPKPPEPAAAPSDPAAALVGIPGMDFSSLSPAARRELATVLSDEFCYCGCPHTLGACLKSHTNCRHAKRMTQVAARMVAEGTPATEVIVSLSQYYGGFREQRAQFKVDERMCMGNASAPVTVVEFSDFECPYCAKARPILEGFARKNASQVRFCYLPFPLSNHVNAIPAAQAALWARDQGKFWQMHDALFEHQENLKPEAIVALAKSLGMDGARLEAVLRSDTYKSELEGFRGQGRAAGLSGTPSVYFNGRSVDLSFLQEELLNHSLQDELEWVSNKNAWAADSD; from the coding sequence GTGGCTAAGACCCGCGGCGTGCTCCTCTCCTGCTGGAAGCGTGTCGTTCCCCTGCTGGCCGTCGCGGCGCTGACGGCCCCGGGCTGCAAGAATCCGGAGGGCTCCGCCCCCGTCTCCCCGCCTCCCGCGGCCAAGCCGGCCCCCGCCGCCACGCCGCCCAAGCCGCCGGAGCCGGCGGCCGCGCCCTCGGACCCCGCGGCGGCGCTCGTGGGAATCCCCGGCATGGACTTCTCGTCCCTGTCCCCGGCGGCCCGGCGCGAGCTGGCCACGGTGCTCAGCGACGAGTTCTGCTACTGCGGCTGCCCGCACACCCTGGGCGCCTGCCTCAAGTCGCACACGAATTGTCGGCACGCCAAGCGGATGACGCAGGTCGCCGCGCGCATGGTGGCCGAGGGCACGCCCGCGACGGAGGTCATCGTCTCGCTGTCGCAGTACTACGGTGGCTTCCGCGAGCAGCGGGCGCAGTTCAAGGTCGACGAGCGGATGTGCATGGGCAATGCGTCCGCGCCGGTGACGGTGGTGGAGTTCTCCGACTTCGAGTGCCCCTACTGCGCCAAGGCCCGCCCCATCCTGGAGGGGTTCGCGCGGAAGAACGCGTCGCAGGTGCGCTTCTGCTACCTGCCGTTCCCCCTGTCCAACCACGTCAACGCGATCCCCGCCGCGCAGGCGGCGTTGTGGGCGCGCGACCAGGGCAAGTTCTGGCAGATGCATGACGCGCTCTTCGAGCACCAGGAGAACCTGAAGCCGGAGGCCATCGTCGCGCTGGCGAAGTCGCTGGGGATGGATGGAGCGCGGCTGGAGGCGGTGCTGCGCTCGGACACCTACAAGTCGGAGCTGGAGGGCTTCCGTGGCCAGGGCCGCGCGGCGGGGCTGTCGGGCACGCCGTCCGTCTACTTCAACGGCCGCTCGGTCGACCTGTCCTTCCTCCAGGAGGAGCTGCTCAACCACAGCCTCCAGGACGAGCTGGAGTGGGTGTCGAACAAGAACGCCTGGGCCGCGGACTCGGATTGA
- a CDS encoding MXAN_5187 family protein, with product MVRLKFLLFAFLVIGLGLAHLPVLSGPLRARAAEGATAQAASGIADVARRAEARRAEVQALALKLAASPDVASAIHALQPPKPVAPTKPSYGYGSKDKDRDEEKPGLQPLTAERFGAVRAAADALLPKELKGAVVALAAPDAAFHAVVGAEPSSDTTKLDVAALAKAGTSVVDALGAQHVFAAVPVLWGGDFGMQPAVTLVVGAPLFDEGALDAAAQATGVAALALVNGEALVQAAGPEKLLAEGSLSKVAANATGVVLKTGSLQSLGPVGLPVMTDGDFMGGKAPLAVGSRRALEGTPFEVFAVASTQPVLGALAAYQQTALLALAGLLALTLVWTVVMGGGARAGGADDVQGSSDTLSLSAAMAAHAPPAPQPQHQPVPAAPTPGPLPDPFAAAAPAPFASPPAPNPFASAPPPPAAPSPFGDPFATAAPPPAAPSPFGDPFATAAPPPAAPSPFGDPFALPPPAPAAAPAPSPFGDPFASAEPFPFPAAPPPPPPAPPPAPPAGNPFSAASMPFEPGPHSFDAPAEPMTASPRRGAFAFEDQPTAAYSLQQAADPFALAAAQSPENSETTRVAAIPRELLQATARPPTGEMPIPLPPRGGAPAAAIPLPGAAPSGNSAVALSEEQHFQEVFREFVTTRERCGEPADGLTYDKFVQKLRKNKEQLVQKYACKTVRFQVYVKEGKAALKATPVKD from the coding sequence ATGGTCCGCCTCAAGTTCCTCCTCTTCGCGTTCCTGGTCATCGGACTGGGGCTTGCTCACCTCCCGGTGCTGTCGGGACCGCTGCGTGCGCGCGCGGCGGAGGGGGCCACGGCCCAGGCAGCGTCGGGTATCGCCGACGTCGCTCGTCGCGCCGAGGCCCGCCGCGCCGAGGTGCAGGCCCTGGCGTTGAAGCTGGCCGCTTCGCCCGACGTGGCCTCCGCCATCCACGCGCTCCAGCCGCCCAAGCCCGTCGCGCCGACGAAGCCGTCCTATGGCTATGGCTCCAAGGACAAGGACCGCGACGAGGAGAAGCCGGGGCTGCAGCCGCTGACCGCCGAGCGCTTCGGCGCCGTGCGCGCCGCCGCGGACGCGCTGCTGCCCAAGGAGCTCAAGGGCGCGGTGGTGGCGCTGGCGGCCCCGGACGCCGCGTTCCACGCCGTCGTGGGCGCGGAGCCTTCTTCGGACACGACGAAGCTGGACGTCGCCGCGCTGGCCAAGGCCGGCACGTCCGTGGTGGACGCGCTGGGGGCCCAGCACGTGTTCGCGGCGGTGCCCGTCCTGTGGGGCGGTGACTTCGGGATGCAGCCGGCGGTGACGCTGGTGGTCGGCGCGCCCCTCTTCGACGAGGGCGCCCTCGACGCCGCCGCGCAGGCCACGGGCGTGGCGGCGCTCGCGCTGGTGAACGGCGAGGCGCTGGTCCAGGCCGCGGGCCCCGAGAAGCTGCTCGCGGAGGGCTCGCTTTCGAAGGTGGCCGCGAACGCCACGGGCGTCGTGCTCAAGACGGGAAGCCTCCAGAGCCTGGGCCCTGTCGGCCTGCCGGTGATGACGGATGGGGACTTCATGGGCGGCAAGGCCCCCCTGGCGGTGGGCTCGCGCCGCGCGCTCGAGGGCACCCCGTTCGAGGTCTTCGCGGTGGCGAGCACGCAGCCGGTGCTGGGCGCGCTGGCCGCGTACCAGCAGACCGCGTTGCTGGCCCTGGCGGGGCTGCTCGCGCTGACGCTGGTGTGGACGGTGGTGATGGGCGGCGGCGCCCGCGCCGGTGGCGCCGACGACGTGCAGGGGTCCTCGGACACGTTGAGCCTGTCGGCGGCGATGGCCGCCCACGCGCCGCCGGCGCCGCAGCCGCAGCATCAGCCCGTCCCCGCGGCCCCCACCCCGGGCCCGCTGCCGGACCCGTTCGCCGCCGCGGCCCCCGCGCCCTTCGCGTCGCCCCCCGCGCCCAACCCCTTCGCCAGCGCGCCGCCCCCGCCCGCCGCGCCGAGCCCCTTCGGCGACCCGTTCGCCACGGCCGCGCCCCCGCCCGCCGCGCCGAGCCCCTTCGGCGACCCGTTCGCCACGGCCGCGCCTCCGCCCGCCGCGCCGAGCCCCTTCGGCGACCCGTTCGCGCTGCCACCTCCCGCGCCAGCCGCGGCGCCTGCCCCGAGCCCCTTCGGCGACCCGTTCGCCTCGGCGGAGCCGTTCCCGTTCCCCGCGGCGCCTCCGCCGCCTCCTCCGGCCCCGCCGCCCGCTCCGCCCGCCGGGAATCCGTTCTCCGCGGCGTCCATGCCGTTCGAGCCGGGCCCCCACAGCTTCGACGCGCCCGCCGAGCCGATGACGGCCTCGCCGCGCCGTGGGGCCTTCGCCTTCGAGGACCAGCCGACGGCGGCCTATTCGCTCCAGCAGGCGGCGGACCCGTTCGCGCTGGCCGCGGCGCAGTCGCCGGAGAACTCCGAGACGACGCGCGTGGCGGCGATTCCGCGCGAGCTGCTCCAGGCCACGGCCCGTCCTCCGACAGGGGAGATGCCCATCCCGCTGCCCCCGCGCGGTGGGGCCCCGGCGGCCGCCATCCCGTTGCCGGGCGCGGCGCCGTCGGGCAACTCGGCGGTGGCGCTCTCCGAGGAGCAGCACTTCCAGGAGGTCTTCCGCGAGTTCGTCACGACGCGTGAGCGCTGCGGCGAGCCGGCCGACGGCCTGACCTACGACAAGTTCGTGCAGAAGCTGCGCAAGAACAAGGAGCAGCTCGTCCAGAAGTACGCCTGCAAGACGGTGCGCTTCCAGGTCTACGTCAAGGAGGGCAAGGCCGCCCTCAAGGCGACGCCCGTCAAGGACTGA
- a CDS encoding N-acetylmuramoyl-L-alanine amidase-like domain-containing protein, protein MTLSAVLVAALLGQAPAAAKSTPSTPPGAREVLRSGAVGAQAATATPHRSNGWTGLGPEAFAALVAEAADAPLSERLLKMSGRFLDTPYQLSPLGEGTGVDPDPTFRLDAVDCLTFVEQSLALGMARTEADVAPLLERLRYASAPSYEDRNHLMEAQWLPNNVRKGFLVDATRRLGGADVVAVTKTLTRHTWQSRSSQALQLPPERQVVGSFTLDMLPLERVMAHARDIPSGTILVVLREDLPLKATRVTHLGFVVQRKQRTYLRHASRGGYNRVVDEDLETFLARNARYAKWKVTGVSLFEARRPEPGQPGPVVRSP, encoded by the coding sequence ATGACGTTGTCCGCGGTGCTGGTCGCGGCGCTGCTCGGTCAGGCGCCCGCGGCCGCGAAGTCCACGCCCTCCACCCCGCCCGGCGCGCGGGAGGTGCTGCGCTCGGGCGCCGTCGGCGCCCAGGCGGCGACCGCCACGCCCCACCGCTCCAACGGCTGGACGGGGCTGGGCCCCGAGGCGTTCGCCGCGCTCGTGGCGGAGGCCGCCGACGCGCCGTTGTCCGAGCGGCTGTTGAAGATGAGCGGGCGCTTCCTCGACACGCCCTACCAGCTGTCGCCCCTGGGCGAGGGCACGGGCGTGGACCCGGATCCGACCTTCCGGCTGGACGCGGTGGACTGCCTCACCTTCGTCGAGCAGTCGCTGGCGCTGGGCATGGCGCGCACGGAGGCGGACGTGGCGCCGCTGCTGGAGCGCCTGCGCTACGCGAGCGCCCCCAGCTACGAGGACCGCAACCACCTGATGGAAGCGCAGTGGCTCCCCAACAACGTGCGCAAGGGCTTCCTCGTGGACGCGACGCGGCGGCTGGGCGGCGCGGACGTGGTGGCGGTCACCAAGACGCTCACCCGGCACACCTGGCAGTCGCGCTCGTCCCAGGCGCTGCAGCTGCCCCCGGAGCGGCAGGTGGTGGGCTCGTTCACCCTCGACATGCTGCCGCTCGAGCGGGTCATGGCGCACGCGCGCGACATCCCCTCGGGCACCATCCTGGTCGTGCTCCGAGAGGACCTGCCGCTGAAGGCCACGCGGGTGACGCACCTGGGCTTCGTGGTGCAGCGCAAGCAGCGCACCTACCTGCGCCACGCGTCTCGCGGGGGCTACAACCGCGTCGTGGACGAGGACCTGGAGACGTTCCTCGCCCGCAACGCGCGCTACGCGAAGTGGAAGGTGACGGGCGTGAGCCTGTTCGAGGCGCGCCGACCGGAGCCTGGCCAGCCGGGCCCGGTGGTGCGCTCGCCCTGA
- a CDS encoding HEAT repeat domain-containing protein, with protein MGRRAESEQVVVGVIQGGPVPAAVSRLRYLGEEPYAADVIGEALRKVMDDRPRRNLVAVLAGLETRSAEPTLARLAGDEDSTVRMYAAQGLGRLKSRNVQVLLPLLDDKSSGVRRDAAKALGASRNPKVGRVLVAAARQEQELEVRAAMLTAVGDAGDTKQAKVLKEFLAMDSEGTRFAAARGLCRLGAPEGFAFAGKLLASEDRFVRRQGLELYEGVAAKKAAPALKPLLEDKDRTLAAGAARILYQGGDASMLDWLVVSSWNAKNDEKLAYEKELETLQLQDDRRKAILRRAGVAR; from the coding sequence ATGGGCCGCCGAGCGGAGTCGGAGCAGGTGGTGGTGGGCGTCATCCAGGGCGGCCCCGTCCCCGCCGCCGTCTCCCGGCTGCGCTACCTGGGCGAGGAGCCGTACGCCGCGGACGTCATCGGCGAGGCGCTGCGCAAGGTGATGGACGACCGTCCCCGGCGCAACCTCGTGGCGGTGCTGGCCGGGCTGGAGACGCGCTCGGCCGAGCCCACCCTCGCCCGGCTCGCCGGGGACGAGGACAGCACGGTGCGGATGTACGCCGCGCAGGGCCTGGGGCGGCTGAAGAGCCGCAACGTCCAGGTGCTCCTGCCGCTCTTGGACGACAAGAGCAGCGGGGTGCGCCGCGACGCGGCGAAGGCGCTGGGCGCCTCGCGCAACCCCAAGGTGGGGCGCGTGCTCGTGGCGGCGGCCCGGCAGGAGCAGGAGCTGGAGGTCCGCGCCGCCATGCTCACGGCGGTGGGCGACGCGGGCGACACCAAGCAGGCCAAGGTCCTCAAGGAGTTCCTGGCGATGGATTCGGAGGGCACCCGCTTCGCCGCGGCGCGCGGCCTGTGCCGGCTGGGCGCGCCGGAGGGCTTCGCCTTCGCGGGCAAGCTTCTGGCCTCCGAGGACCGCTTCGTGAGGCGCCAGGGACTGGAGCTGTACGAGGGCGTGGCCGCGAAGAAGGCCGCCCCCGCGCTCAAGCCGCTGCTGGAGGACAAGGACCGGACCCTGGCGGCCGGCGCCGCGCGCATCCTGTACCAGGGGGGCGACGCGTCCATGCTGGACTGGCTGGTCGTGTCGTCGTGGAACGCGAAGAACGACGAGAAGCTCGCCTACGAGAAGGAGCTCGAGACGCTCCAGCTCCAGGATGACCGGCGCAAGGCGATCCTCCGCAGGGCGGGTGTGGCGAGATGA
- a CDS encoding DUF4398 domain-containing protein has product MKNLTVLVAVAGALTACGPVKSTANILDAEVQIQAARTAGADKLAPYEWTAANLYIAKAREEVGYSDYQAGVDFAVKASRFANEAREKAMSVAGGPDTGPNP; this is encoded by the coding sequence ATGAAGAACCTGACGGTGCTGGTGGCGGTGGCGGGGGCGCTCACCGCGTGCGGCCCCGTGAAGTCCACCGCGAACATCCTCGACGCCGAAGTGCAGATCCAGGCGGCGCGCACGGCCGGGGCCGACAAGCTGGCACCGTACGAGTGGACGGCGGCCAACCTGTACATCGCCAAGGCCCGCGAGGAGGTTGGCTACTCCGACTACCAGGCCGGCGTGGACTTCGCGGTGAAGGCCTCCCGCTTCGCCAACGAGGCCCGCGAGAAGGCGATGTCCGTGGCCGGCGGCCCCGACACCGGCCCGAACCCGTGA